In the genome of Calothrix sp. PCC 6303, the window ATTTGCATTCGCTGACCGTACATTGTCCCTAAACTATAAGCAATTACAATCAGTAATACTAAGGCTAAAAAACGAGTTTCGTTGACTTTGGTATCCTCAAGGTTATAACCTCCTGTTTTACAGTCACGAAAAAATTGCTCAATTCCCCAACGACAACGATAAACTTCTAAAGTTTGTTTGAATGTCGGTAAATTAGTTAGGATATACCACGGTTGCTGTGAACCTTGATTTCGGTATTTTCGTTTCCAGTAGACAGCAAGATTAAATAGACCTAACCCATCACCTTTATTACACTTGACTCCTATATAAAACTTCGACATTCCAGGTTTAAATCCTTTGTCTTTAAGAATTTGATATTCTTCATCAGATTCTTCTTGAAAATGAAGGTCTTTTTTCTGACGTAATGCGAAGTATACTCCCCTGTTATCAAGCCATTGAGCGAGTTTGGGACTATGGAATTCTCTATCTCCTATTACTAAAACTGGATAATTCTTAAATAAGGAAAGAGCTATACTTAATAAACGCTTTTGGGCTTGAAAGTTACTGTTACCCACATGAGGCAATGTTTCCCAATATAAGGGTAATGCATGAGTGCCCCACACTAAAGTTACCATAAATAAATTGCGATCTTTCCATTGGGTTCTGTCAATGCCAATCATCCAGTAACCATATTTTTTATGCTTTTGTTGTTTGTAATAGCGACGTTGTTCTCGGTTGAGATTATGTCCAGTTTGTGATTGTCTAATCCAATATTTTACTAATGGAAACCACAGTAATTTCACACACAGGCTACCTACAACTAAAAAACGTTGCAGATTGCGTTTTCGACTTTCATAGGTAATTGGCTGAGGAAATAAATTT includes:
- a CDS encoding IS4 family transposase; translated protein: MLPQSYQKIFQKHLSEQQYLTLELLLLLIQAYRQVKLSTLANLFPQPITYESRKRNLQRFLVVGSLCVKLLWFPLVKYWIRQSQTGHNLNREQRRYYKQQKHKKYGYWMIGIDRTQWKDRNLFMVTLVWGTHALPLYWETLPHVGNSNFQAQKRLLSIALSLFKNYPVLVIGDREFHSPKLAQWLDNRGVYFALRQKKDLHFQEESDEEYQILKDKGFKPGMSKFYIGVKCNKGDGLGLFNLAVYWKRKYRNQGSQQPWYILTNLPTFKQTLEVYRCRWGIEQFFRDCKTGGYNLEDTKVNETRFLALVLLIVIAYSLGTMYGQRMQILGIETYAGRIKQHKDKYPRQSDFSFAIYGQRWIYAMELWADLALGLIALKPHKRLHFQRGFHALSLMKQAL